The following coding sequences lie in one Primulina huaijiensis isolate GDHJ02 chromosome 2, ASM1229523v2, whole genome shotgun sequence genomic window:
- the LOC140958379 gene encoding E3 ubiquitin-protein ligase ATL23-like translates to MTSVILIYVCLLCYDAANTNNASGNPELRSVKRVQKNGLSAAELEKLPKVTGEDLLPESDCAVCLDEIGSEQPVKLIPGCNHGFHAECIDTWLSKNSACPICRVVIEPDFFDSTEENPC, encoded by the coding sequence ATGACATCGGTGATCCTGATTTACGTCTGTCTCTTGTGTTACGATGCGGCGAACACGAACAATGCAAGCGGTAACCCGGAGCTACGGTCGGTAAAGCGAGTCCAGAAAAATGGGCTCTCGGCCGCCGAACTGGAGAAGCTACCGAAGGTCACTGGTGAGGATTTGCTTCCGGAGTCCGATTGTGCGGTTTGTTTGGATGAAATTGGGAGCGAGCAACCAGTTAAACTGATTCCCGGTTGCAACCATGGGTTTCATGCAGAGTGCATTGATACCTGGCTGTCGAAAAACTCGGCTTGCCCGATTTGTCGGGTCGTTATTGAGCCGGATTTTTTCGACTCGACTGAGGAGAATCCGTGTTGA
- the LOC140971576 gene encoding probable nucleoredoxin 2 isoform X1, with protein MGEELNRNGVDSSNKSPQGGLYSFLCSKDDDFLLSSTADQVRISDIQSKVIGIYFSANWFPPCRKFTTTLVNTYEQLKKRNVDPGFEVVFVSSDEDLDSYDEYRSSMPWLSIPFSATTTKRALNLRFNVESIPCLIILLPNYYDKQDSRIENGIDVIDRYGARAYPFTKERLEELMEEEKEKRENQTLKELLTTPERDFLVSHSMPEKVISGLVWFIGFEPFEVPVASLMGETIGLYFSAQWCSPGVKFTPKLASIYHKIKQESTISDNNDSFEIVFISSDKDESSFDSHFCTMPWLALPFSDPTIKNLIKYFDVQSIPSLVILSPDGKTVTKEGRNLINLYQENAYPFTQVRIRSLEMKNDEEAENFPKLRYHFRHGHGLTLVSEGNGGGPFICCDCDEQGFGWAYQCIDCGYEVHPKCVRDVEHDFVIES; from the exons ATGGGGGAAGAGCTGAACCGGAATGGAGTTGATTCGAGTAACAAGAGCCCTCAAGGGGGATTGTACTCTTTTTTGTGCTCCAAAGATGACGATTTTCTGCTATCTTCCACTGCGGACCAG GTAAGAATCTCTGATATCCAAAGCAAAGTCATTGGCATATACTTTTCTGCAAACTGGTTTCCACCTTGTCGAAAATTCACCACAACGTTGGTCAATACTTACGAGCAACTCAAGAAGAGAAACGTTGATCCAGGTTTCGAAGTAGTCTTTGTTTCATCTGATGAAGACCTTGACTCCTACGATGAATACCGATCTTCCATGCCATGGCTTTCGATTCCATTTTCGGCTACGACAACAAAAAGGGCCTTGAATCTGAGGTTCAATGTCGAAAGTATACCTTGCTTAATCATTCTACTGCCAAATTACTATGATAAACAAGATTCAAGAATTGAAAATGGGATCGATGTTATTGATCGGTATGGAGCACGGGCGTACCCATTCACCAAAGAGAGATTGGAGGAGCTGATGGAGGAGGAGAAGGAGAAGCGTGAAAACCAGACTCTCAAAGAGTTGCTGACTACCCCTGAAAGAGATTTTCTTGTGAGTCATTCCATGCCTGAAAAGGTAATTAGTGGCCTGGTTTGGTTCATAGGATTTGAGCCTTTTGAG gTGCCTGTTGCTTCTTTGATGGGAGAAACAATTGGACTTTATTTCTCAGCTCAATGGTGCTCCCCAGGGGTGAAATTCACCCCCAAGTTAGCCTCAATATACCATAAGATCAAGCAAGAATCCACCATCAGTGACAATAATGATTCCTTCGAAATAGTCTTCATATCAAGTGACAAGGACGAATCATCCTTCGACTCACATTTCTGCACCATGCCATGGCTTGCACTGCCATTTTCAGATCCAACGATAAAAAATCTCATCAAGTATTTCGACGTTCAAAGTATCCCAAGCTTGGTAATACTGAGTCCGGATGGGAAAACCGTGACCAAAGAAGGCCGGAACCTCATCAACCTGTATCAAGAAAATGCCTATCCATTCACCCAAGTAAGAATAAGATCGCTCGAGATGAAAAACGATGAAGAGGCCGAAAATTTTCCGAAATTGAGGTACCATTTCAGGCATGGCCATGGGTTAACTTTGGTGTCGGAGGGCAATGGAGGCGGCCCATTTATATGCTGCGACTGCGATGAGCAAGGGTTCGGATGGGCGTACCAGTGTATAGACTGTGGGTATGAAGTTCATCCCAAGTGTGTTCGAGATGTGGAGCATGACTTTGTAATCGAAAGTTAA
- the LOC140971576 gene encoding probable nucleoredoxin 2 isoform X2 has product MGEELNRNGVDSSNKSPQGGLYSFLCSKDDDFLLSSTADQVRISDIQSKVIGIYFSANWFPPCRKFTTTLVNTYEQLKKRNVDPGFEVVFVSSDEDLDSYDEYRSSMPWLSIPFSATTTKRALNLRFNVESIPCLIILLPNYYDKQDSRIENGIDVIDRYGARAYPFTKERLEELMEEEKEKRENQTLKELLTTPERDFLVSHSMPEKVPVASLMGETIGLYFSAQWCSPGVKFTPKLASIYHKIKQESTISDNNDSFEIVFISSDKDESSFDSHFCTMPWLALPFSDPTIKNLIKYFDVQSIPSLVILSPDGKTVTKEGRNLINLYQENAYPFTQVRIRSLEMKNDEEAENFPKLRYHFRHGHGLTLVSEGNGGGPFICCDCDEQGFGWAYQCIDCGYEVHPKCVRDVEHDFVIES; this is encoded by the exons ATGGGGGAAGAGCTGAACCGGAATGGAGTTGATTCGAGTAACAAGAGCCCTCAAGGGGGATTGTACTCTTTTTTGTGCTCCAAAGATGACGATTTTCTGCTATCTTCCACTGCGGACCAG GTAAGAATCTCTGATATCCAAAGCAAAGTCATTGGCATATACTTTTCTGCAAACTGGTTTCCACCTTGTCGAAAATTCACCACAACGTTGGTCAATACTTACGAGCAACTCAAGAAGAGAAACGTTGATCCAGGTTTCGAAGTAGTCTTTGTTTCATCTGATGAAGACCTTGACTCCTACGATGAATACCGATCTTCCATGCCATGGCTTTCGATTCCATTTTCGGCTACGACAACAAAAAGGGCCTTGAATCTGAGGTTCAATGTCGAAAGTATACCTTGCTTAATCATTCTACTGCCAAATTACTATGATAAACAAGATTCAAGAATTGAAAATGGGATCGATGTTATTGATCGGTATGGAGCACGGGCGTACCCATTCACCAAAGAGAGATTGGAGGAGCTGATGGAGGAGGAGAAGGAGAAGCGTGAAAACCAGACTCTCAAAGAGTTGCTGACTACCCCTGAAAGAGATTTTCTTGTGAGTCATTCCATGCCTGAAAAG gTGCCTGTTGCTTCTTTGATGGGAGAAACAATTGGACTTTATTTCTCAGCTCAATGGTGCTCCCCAGGGGTGAAATTCACCCCCAAGTTAGCCTCAATATACCATAAGATCAAGCAAGAATCCACCATCAGTGACAATAATGATTCCTTCGAAATAGTCTTCATATCAAGTGACAAGGACGAATCATCCTTCGACTCACATTTCTGCACCATGCCATGGCTTGCACTGCCATTTTCAGATCCAACGATAAAAAATCTCATCAAGTATTTCGACGTTCAAAGTATCCCAAGCTTGGTAATACTGAGTCCGGATGGGAAAACCGTGACCAAAGAAGGCCGGAACCTCATCAACCTGTATCAAGAAAATGCCTATCCATTCACCCAAGTAAGAATAAGATCGCTCGAGATGAAAAACGATGAAGAGGCCGAAAATTTTCCGAAATTGAGGTACCATTTCAGGCATGGCCATGGGTTAACTTTGGTGTCGGAGGGCAATGGAGGCGGCCCATTTATATGCTGCGACTGCGATGAGCAAGGGTTCGGATGGGCGTACCAGTGTATAGACTGTGGGTATGAAGTTCATCCCAAGTGTGTTCGAGATGTGGAGCATGACTTTGTAATCGAAAGTTAA